In Candidatus Sysuiplasma jiujiangense, the genomic window CAACACAGTAAATACAACCAGAACTGGCGATGCTGTTTCTTTCAGAATAAACATCGGCGATTTGCTTGATCGTTCCTGACTTTTAAAATAGTATTTACTTGCGCTTTGCACATAGTTGAGCAGTCATGAAAATTTGAATATGAAAACGTCGGATGTTGTTACAGAATGGGAATATATTCCCTTATAATGCCTGGCCCACATATTCGGCGACGCGAAGGAGCTCATGGAATTTTACTGCGAGGGGAGGAGGCGCGTCCATGACACGCTGCAGCCCATACAGCGCGATGCACTTATGCTCAAACACATGAGACAGGAATGAGTCGCGCCCGATTAGATTCGTACACTTGAGATCTGTAGACTCAGGGAGTGGGTCGAGAAGGAGAGTTGGAGCGAGTGAGCGAAGCGAACGAGTGTTTGAACTTGGCGGAATGCAAAGGAGAATCCTGAGAAGGATGCAGAGAACGGCGCAGCTACTGCGCCGAAGGAGCACAAGAGGCGCCTCTTTGCATACTCCTTTGCACTGATGGATCTGAAAACAAGAATGTACGTTGCATTCGGCTCGAGCATGAAATCGGAGGTGGAGGCGTTCGACAGGGCCATGACCAAGCTTTCATCCCTGGGCACCGGGATGTCTTCCGTCCGGCTCGACAGGTACTATTCTTCACCGTCATACGTGGACAGATTCGGCAGCGTGAAGGTGTACATCATACCGAAGAGCAACGCCACACTGAACGGCTCGCTGAAGTGGAAACACACCATGAAGGACTTTGTCGAAAACACTATGGAGTATCTCGGAGAGTATCATCAGAGAAGCAACTCGGAATCGGGCTTCTCTGCCGACAATAAGATGCTCGGATGGAACATAGCGCAGAAGAGAAGTGACAGGATAGACAATGCGCTGTTCTGTACTGGCGTGTGGCTTAATATGTTCAATATGGGAAGACCATGGCAATAGTGTCCCACAGCCGCCTAACAGTATCTCCGAAGCCAATTTTCTGTAGATGATATGCCTTACACCGCTCATTTGCACTAAGGAGCGGTGCAGCAGGCACTCGCTTCAGAATCTGTATGCCTGAGCGTTTCCGTCCTGTAAGTGCGATGTGCTCAGGACGTGTGCCTCGATGCCCTCTCCTCTGCCCGATTCAGTCTCTCGCTGCATGTATCGCTGAGTTCTATCAGGAATCCTTTGAATGTCACCTCCTCTTTGTAGAAGACAGACCATATGAGCTGCAGCATCTGTTCGTATGCGAAGAGAAAGAAGCGTATCCTGACGTCCTTTGACTTCGATTTGATTGTCGCCTCGTCCTGGACTCTGAAACCCGTTTCGATGTCCCATCTTCCGCGGTATGCCTGAATTATGCCGTCCAGGTCTATTTCCTGCTGATTGGTTGCGAAACACCAGTCCAGACACATCTCCAGTCTTTTTGCATATATCTGTCTCAGCAGTGCGTATGTTGTGCTGCTGCGTATCACCGTCCTGTCCCTGTTGAGCCTGAACTCATGTTCAACGGTCATCGTGTCGCCGGACCGCATCGGCGCCAGCACCTTCTTCACCGCATCATTCTTAGGAACGAATATGAGATAGGGCACAGTCATTCTATCCAGTGCAATCATGAGTTCGTTGCTGTAAAATCCTCTGTCGAACAGACAGAGTCTCACAGATTTGAAATGCGGCCTGACGAATTCGAGACAGAATGACACATCCCTCGCTATGTTGTAACCCATGTGCACCGGTATCGAGAGCAGAGGCACGCGCTGCGGAATGTCGCTGCTCACCAGCGAGCATGTAAGGAAACGGAATTTGCCTGTGACTGCATGGTCCCCCGTCCACGTGTGTATCCATGTGCC contains:
- a CDS encoding transposase, whose amino-acid sequence is MLNRERVYRTLTTLDVCVDRTLCLVSKSETLSGFHYNRDLLKSAMANTYLETVGSRADSIHMAIKSVPMPYVYTEYIRSVGIFGPRTGFAEHDAVLAFDHTDEDFYGKLEGTWIHTWTGDHAVTGKFRFLTCSLVSSDIPQRVPLLSIPVHMGYNIARDVSFCLEFVRPHFKSVRLCLFDRGFYSNELMIALDRMTVPYLIFVPKNDAVKKVLAPMRSGDTMTVEHEFRLNRDRTVIRSSTTYALLRQIYAKRLEMCLDWCFATNQQEIDLDGIIQAYRGRWDIETGFRVQDEATIKSKSKDVRIRFFLFAYEQMLQLIWSVFYKEEVTFKGFLIELSDTCSERLNRAEERASRHTS